The DNA sequence TAGCCCGCGTCGACTATCACCTGACGCGCCGCACGGTCGACGTCCTGACCGGTGGCGCCAGGCTTCACCGCGGCTTCGCCAGCGGCCTGCGCCTTGCGCACTATTTCGTATATTTTTTTCATTTCTTCAGTAGGAGTGCCCGTGAAAAGAGTCCTTGTGGTGTCGGAACAGTAGCTCTTGTATCTGCCGCCGAGGTCGAGGATGATTATGTCGTTTTCCTGAATGACGCGCTGATCGCCCATGTAGTGCGGCATAGAACCGTTGGGGCCGCTTGCTACGATCGGATTGAACGACATGTTCTCCGCGCCGCCCTCTTCAAAGAACTCTCCAATTTTTTTAGCGATTTCGCGTTCCTTCATGCCGGGCTTGATGCACTTCTGGAGCTTCGTAACGACGGTATCGACGATGCGTGAGGATTCGCGCATTATCTCAAGTTCTTCGTCGTCCTTGCGGGAACGCTGGCCGGCCAGCACATCGACGCCGTTTACCATCTGAATGGGCATCGCGTCGCGTATAGCTAGCATGTCCACCGCGCGCACGCCGTCGTTGAAGGCTATTTTGCCGCCAAGCACGCCAAGGTGCTCGCAGCCGCGGCGGAAAGCTCCGGTGAAGCCCTCATGGTCGTCCCATTCCGAATAAAAGGGAACGTCTCCAAAGGCGTTGACCATTTCTTCTTTGTAAAGAAGCGGGGTCATAGCAAAAGAACGGCCGTCGGCCGCCACCATAAGGCCGCGCACTCTTTCGTCCGGATGCGTGTCAAGGCCGCCGATATATTCCAGGTCGGTGGACGGGCCGATGTAAAGCGCGTCAAGCCCGCGCGCGCGGAGTTCCTCCGCC is a window from the Cloacibacillus sp. genome containing:
- a CDS encoding Xaa-Pro peptidase family protein; this encodes MIRKERVERLAEELRARGLDALYIGPSTDLEYIGGLDTHPDERVRGLMVAADGRSFAMTPLLYKEEMVNAFGDVPFYSEWDDHEGFTGAFRRGCEHLGVLGGKIAFNDGVRAVDMLAIRDAMPIQMVNGVDVLAGQRSRKDDEELEIMRESSRIVDTVVTKLQKCIKPGMKEREIAKKIGEFFEEGGAENMSFNPIVASGPNGSMPHYMGDQRVIQENDIIILDLGGRYKSYCSDTTRTLFTGTPTEEMKKIYEIVRKAQAAGEAAVKPGATGQDVDRAARQVIVDAGYGKYFFNRVGHGIGIAVHENPFMIEGNTKPLEPGNVFSVEPGIYIPGKFGVRIENLVAVRPDGTGEALNHFPRELTVCEK